Below is a window of Polyangiaceae bacterium DNA.
ATCTCCTCCGGAGACAAGCCGAGGTGCGCCTCGAGCATCCGCGCGTTGCCGCCCAGGTAGGCGCGGCCCTGCTGCATGCCTTCGCTCACCGGGCGCAGCAGGCCGGTCTCGTCCACGACCTCGAACATCGGGCTCTGCGCGGTGAAGAAGTCCGGCTTTCGCGCCATGACCACCGTGACGTCGAACAACTCGCGCCAGCTCGTGCCCTTGGGCAGGAAGGGGTCGAGCGCGTAGCGCATCATCGAAGTGGTGTAGCTCCACTCGGAGTTGGTCACGAGCAACAGCTTCTTGCCGGACTGCTTCAGGTCCAGCAGGCAACGCCCGAGCTCGGGGTCGAGCTCCACGAAGCCGTCCGGCGCTCTGGCGATCTCCGCCTTCAGATCACCCTCGGCGTGGATGCGATCGACCGCGGCGCGCACGACCTTGTAGAGCTCGGCGTAACCCATGCCCGGCTCGAGCGCGCCCTGATCCAAGAGATCCACGCACTGCGCGTAGAGCAAGGCCTCCGAGAGCGAGAACAGCGTGTTCAGGAACACCCAGCGCGGCTCTCTGAGCTCGACCGAGACGCGCGAATACAGCTCGCGCTGCCGCTCGAAATCGATGGGAGTGGTGCCGTGTTGCGCGCGCATCACGTAGCCAAACCGGCTCGCCTTCACCAGGTTGCCGAGCTCGAGGTCCAAGATCAGTCCCAGGATCACGAAGCTCGGGTCGAACTGGAGGTTGCCCACGGGCCAGCCCCGTTCGAGCAGGCGCGCTCGGGCCCGTTCCCAGGCACGCCGCTCCCACACCTCGGTCTTGTAGTGCACCAAGGTGTAGTCCATGTCGAACCCGACCGCGCGAATCGAGCGCAGGTTCAGCGTGCGGTTGCAGAAGATCCGGCGCTCCGGAGCCGGGGCGGCGACGTCGTCGGGAACGCTCATCCCGCCGAGCGTACTACGAAGACGAATTCACGAGCGCACGCGCTCGGCGGCTCGCGCCAGGAAGGTGCCAAAGACGGTGCGGGCGTGATGGGTCGGGCGCTGCAGGTAGTTGTAGGGCCGTGGGATGCCGTTCTTGAACAAGCACAGCACGGCCTCCTCGTAGGCGCTCGCCCGCTCGTCCGCGGAGGTCTTGGTCAGGGGCGGCGCAGTGAGCTCGCCCAGGGCTTCGGTCAACTGCGCGCACTCGCCGGGAGTCGACGGCAGGTTCGGCGCGGGCGTGCCGCTCGGGCAGCAGGCAGCGCGGATCAGCGCAGACGCCGCCAGCTCGAACCATCCGAACGCGGACCACTCGCGCATGCCGGGCGTGACCTTGCCTCGACCGGAAACCACCAGACGCCGGTGGACTTGCGAGTTGATGCCGCGGAAGTCCTTGTCCTCGCACAAGAACCCGAAGTCTTCGGTGCCTGCCAGCGTCCCGGCTTCGAAGTGCGATGCCACGCAGCGCGCGCGCTCTTCGGGTGTGACGGCGGGGGCAGGTGGTGGGGCAGAGGCCGCTGCGGCAACAGGGCTCGGGCTGCGCGCTGCGACCGTGGGCGCCGGCGCCGCGCTCGCAGGCGGCGCCGAGGCGACGCGGGCCGGCGCGCTCGCGGGGGGCGCGGGCGGAGCCTCCGTGATCACGCCCCGGTAGTTCAAGAACAGGAGCACTCCGACGCCGATGGCGACCAACACCACGATGCCGATCAACACGAGGATGGGTCGCCGGCTGGCGCGGCGGATCTGCTCTTCGTCGTCGAGCGTGCCGGGAGGCAGCGCGATGCCGGTCGGTGGCGGACCGGGAATCGAGGGCGGGAACGCCGAGATGGGCGGCGGGAACGCCGACCCTGGGGCCGGGAAGCCGGCAGCGGGACCGCCGTACATCGGCTGGGGAGGGGCCGCGGCAGGCGGCGCTGCGGGAAGCGGGGCCGACGGCGGCGGCGGAGTCGCGTCGAAGGGGCTCGCCGGGATCTGGGGTGCCGCGCGCGGTGGCGGGGCCTTGGGCGGGACCACGGGCAGGTCGAGCGCTGGAGGCTCGCTCGGCGCCGCCAGGGCGCTGCGGATGTCGTCGATGGGAGGGCGTCCCATCACGGTGGTCTGATCGTTCTCGTCGTCGAAAGGACTGCCGGCGTCGGCCACGGGGAACGCCAGCGGGGCCGCTGGTGCAGGCGCGGGCTCGGGCTCGGGCTCGGGCTCCGCTTCCACGGGTACCGGCGGGATGCTGAGCATTGGCGCCGGCGCAGGCGCGGGCTCGTAGCGCATCGCCGCCGCCATGTCCTCGGTGCTGGAGGCGACCACGGTTGCGACGTCCTCCCACTCGGACGCCGCTTCGCTCCGGGGCTCCCAGCGCTCCAGAGCTTCGACGAGCTGGTCCGCGGCGGTGCGTCGCCGCGCGGTGTTCGCGACCAACCCGGACGCGAGCAGCTCTTGCAGTCCCTCGTCGTTCAGACCGAAGTCCTTGAGCCGCTGGAGCTGTCCGCTCGCGATGCTCTTCAGCAGCTGGTCCTTGGTGTCGCCGCGGAACGGCGGACTTCCGGTCAACGCGGAGAACAGCACCGCGTGCAACGCCCAGGTGTCGTCGGCCGAGCTCGGCCCTCGGCCCTGCAAGCGCTCAGGTGCGCAATAGGCACCGCTCGTCGGCGACAGCAGCTGCGTGAGGATCGGTCCCTGGCGATCGACGCTCGGCTCGACCACGATGCAGCGGGGCGAGATGGCGCCGTGCGCGCCGCCGCTGGCGTGGAGCGCCGCCACGCCCTGACAGAGGCGGATCCAGAGCGTGACGGCCTCCGCTGGCGTGAGCCGCGCGGCTTTCAGCGCCTGGTGCAGCGTCTTGCCCGGGACGTACTCTGCGACGACCACGGCGCCCCCCGCCGGCGCTCCTTCGGGAAGGGCGTCGGGCTCCGGGCTGTCCACCACCGCAACGATCCCCGCCAGGTGCGCGTGCTTCAGCCCGACGACGCCCATCAACGCGGCGACGCGCGCGGTGGGCAGCGCCGAGGCGACCACCTCGTTGCCGCTCTGCTCGTCCGTCGCGAGCCAGGTCGGGGCCTTCGTCCCGGCGTCGAGCTTGGCCTTGAAGCGGTAGCGTCCGCTGAGGAGTGCGGTCGGAGCCGACATGCTTTCGCGCTCACTCTATATCAGGCCCGGAAGGTTGCCCCAATTTGCCCCTGGTCCGGGCGCGCTGGTGCACTTAGCGAAGCGACACGAAGCTCACAAGGGCACCCCTCGCGATTCTCGACCCGGTATCCGGGCACGCGCCTCTACCAGCGACTCCTCGCTGAGGGCCGACTCACGGCTGAGCGCTCACGAAACCACGA
It encodes the following:
- a CDS encoding HAD-IG family 5'-nucleotidase; this translates as MSVPDDVAAPAPERRIFCNRTLNLRSIRAVGFDMDYTLVHYKTEVWERRAWERARARLLERGWPVGNLQFDPSFVILGLILDLELGNLVKASRFGYVMRAQHGTTPIDFERQRELYSRVSVELREPRWVFLNTLFSLSEALLYAQCVDLLDQGALEPGMGYAELYKVVRAAVDRIHAEGDLKAEIARAPDGFVELDPELGRCLLDLKQSGKKLLLVTNSEWSYTTSMMRYALDPFLPKGTSWRELFDVTVVMARKPDFFTAQSPMFEVVDETGLLRPVSEGMQQGRAYLGGNARMLEAHLGLSPEEILYVGDHLYSDVHVTKDLLRWRTTLVVRDIEQEILAVEAFRPKQSELSRLMAEKERVEHLYSTLRLALERLEHQDSGADPARLRERLHEAKSRLGTLDARIAPLAEEAGSLFNERWGLLMRAGLDKSYLARQLERYADAYTSRVSNFLAYTPYVYLRAPRVSLPHDSEV